In the genome of Sorangium aterium, one region contains:
- a CDS encoding MXAN_2562 family outer membrane beta-barrel protein has translation MICHLRHQLVAGLAGGAALLAASVAGAQTSHGVGDWRQHDRSRIQREERYASPQSFAFELRFAPYSPQVDEEFSGAGPYGKTFGDGQNFYFGVEVDWLPLRIPYVGAIGPGLGWGYTSASAKAFVAGSDDRAEAEETSLTIMPMHLSAVLRADELMRKTGVPIVPYAKVGLGMGLWTTTSGPGTPKPDGVRGEGITWGTHLALGGMLALNWLDLRSASQLDETTGINHTYLFGEWMFANLDGLGSRPQMHVGTSTWVLGLAFDM, from the coding sequence ATGATCTGTCATCTCCGTCATCAGCTGGTCGCCGGCCTCGCCGGCGGCGCGGCGCTCCTCGCCGCCTCCGTGGCCGGCGCGCAAACGAGCCACGGGGTGGGCGACTGGCGGCAGCACGATCGGTCGAGGATCCAGCGGGAGGAGCGCTATGCGTCTCCTCAGAGCTTCGCGTTCGAGCTCCGCTTCGCCCCGTACTCTCCCCAGGTCGACGAGGAGTTCTCCGGCGCGGGCCCCTACGGGAAGACCTTCGGCGACGGCCAGAATTTCTATTTCGGGGTCGAGGTCGACTGGCTGCCGCTCCGGATCCCGTACGTCGGCGCGATCGGCCCAGGGCTCGGCTGGGGGTACACGTCGGCGTCGGCGAAGGCCTTCGTGGCGGGCAGCGACGACAGGGCCGAGGCAGAGGAGACCTCGCTCACCATCATGCCGATGCACCTGTCGGCCGTCCTCCGCGCCGACGAGCTGATGCGCAAGACGGGCGTCCCGATCGTGCCTTACGCGAAGGTGGGCCTGGGGATGGGGTTATGGACCACGACGTCGGGCCCCGGCACGCCGAAGCCCGATGGCGTCCGGGGCGAGGGCATCACGTGGGGCACGCACCTCGCGCTCGGCGGGATGCTCGCGCTCAACTGGCTGGACCTCCGCTCGGCCTCCCAGCTCGATGAGACGACGGGCATCAACCACACGTACCTGTTCGGCGAGTGGATGTTCGCGAACCTCGACGGGCTAGGCTCGCGCCCGCAGATGCACGTCGGCACCTCGACGTGGGTCCTGGGGCTGGCCTTCGACATGTGA
- a CDS encoding serine protease, whose amino-acid sequence MSTPVRLLLGACLSLPLLAGCGGPQTAAPAAAPAPRAHSAAPSRQAAPAGQLARADVDRVLMQGPPWILRRVPVEEVVRAGAFIGWKILALPADWSSIELKTGDVVTQVNGSTLERPDDLFAAYRALASASELKIAYEREGAARELVVPIFGAPSKETVEAFASDSPPRRPTTSRPRGTTVIEEDDGGAPLDGSAP is encoded by the coding sequence ATGTCGACGCCCGTAAGACTCCTGCTCGGCGCATGCCTCTCCTTGCCCCTCCTCGCAGGGTGCGGCGGGCCGCAGACGGCCGCCCCGGCAGCGGCTCCGGCGCCGCGCGCGCACAGCGCGGCGCCGTCCAGGCAGGCGGCGCCCGCCGGGCAGCTCGCCCGCGCCGACGTCGACCGGGTGCTGATGCAGGGGCCGCCCTGGATCCTTCGGCGCGTGCCGGTCGAGGAGGTCGTCCGGGCGGGCGCGTTCATCGGCTGGAAGATCCTCGCGCTGCCCGCGGACTGGAGCAGCATCGAGCTCAAGACCGGCGACGTCGTCACCCAGGTCAACGGCTCGACCCTGGAGCGCCCGGACGACCTGTTCGCTGCCTATCGCGCCCTGGCCAGCGCCAGCGAGCTCAAGATCGCGTACGAGCGCGAGGGCGCCGCGCGCGAGCTCGTCGTGCCCATCTTCGGGGCCCCGTCCAAGGAGACCGTCGAGGCCTTCGCGAGCGACAGCCCCCCGCGCCGCCCGACGACCTCCCGGCCGCGGGGAACGACGGTGATCGAGGAAGACGACGGCGGCGCGCCGCTCGACGGCAGCGCGCCGTGA
- a CDS encoding VOC family protein, whose product MSGTVASLSVHHLAVVVRDLARAEAFYAGVLGLPVVRRWTDDAGAPRSVWLDLGGGAFLAVERAGAAGPTRADEAPGWHCVALGIAPSEREAWRRRLAAGGVVVERESAYTMYARDPDGNLVALSHYPHPQAGPG is encoded by the coding sequence ATGAGCGGGACGGTAGCGTCGCTGTCGGTCCATCACCTCGCCGTGGTCGTGCGCGACCTGGCGCGGGCCGAGGCGTTCTACGCGGGCGTCCTCGGATTGCCGGTGGTGCGGCGCTGGACGGACGACGCCGGAGCGCCGCGGTCGGTGTGGCTCGATCTCGGGGGCGGCGCCTTTCTGGCCGTGGAGCGGGCGGGGGCCGCCGGGCCGACGCGCGCCGACGAGGCGCCCGGCTGGCACTGCGTCGCCCTCGGGATCGCGCCGTCCGAGCGGGAGGCGTGGCGTCGCCGGCTGGCCGCGGGGGGCGTGGTCGTCGAGCGGGAGAGCGCCTACACGATGTACGCGCGCGATCCCGACGGGAACCTTGTGGCGCTCAGCCACTACCCGCACCCGCAGGCGGGGCCGGGCTGA
- a CDS encoding lipase family protein — MIFESIHAAGNYIPTRIDKPTSTTHKELKGLRVTAGTGFFQTMTQHLTMTRRGFYDRKIAELLAFASSWTYSDISTYAYAMANHGLKNNNCVSITFTNDALFVDTSAFILQSQFRDTAIISFRGTKIRGPINWLTDATARRESFLSAGEVHGGFHRAIRAIWPVLRPLLIAVAERRSVCEELEYQKRIWLKSCGDTTPHEFPSGEPTGTAEEPSAAAEGSPAPAINDPIIPNEPPILILPEKKPPAIYITGHSLGGALAVLAGAILHRDDDFSTQFGPTVRGIYTYGQPMVGDSTFAREHKDSIGTILFRHIYERDIVPRLPPITMGRFEHIGREYHSTETGWALRDKPARRAITAGVSNIIGIAAWLTQDVLPVSWLRLPFSWGHHSPINYMRASMIADPGAEFDPFAPTV, encoded by the coding sequence ATGATCTTTGAAAGCATTCACGCCGCAGGGAATTACATACCCACAAGAATAGACAAACCAACCTCCACAACACACAAGGAACTAAAAGGCCTACGAGTAACAGCAGGCACGGGATTCTTTCAGACCATGACACAGCACTTAACAATGACCAGAAGAGGATTCTACGATCGCAAGATCGCCGAACTTCTTGCTTTCGCGTCATCATGGACATACTCGGACATCAGTACATATGCGTACGCGATGGCAAACCACGGCCTGAAGAACAACAACTGCGTTTCCATCACATTCACGAATGACGCACTGTTCGTCGACACTTCAGCGTTCATCCTGCAAAGCCAATTCAGGGACACCGCGATCATCTCCTTCCGAGGAACAAAGATCCGTGGCCCGATCAACTGGCTCACCGACGCAACCGCTCGAAGAGAGTCCTTCCTCTCCGCTGGAGAAGTTCACGGTGGCTTTCACCGCGCCATCCGGGCGATCTGGCCTGTACTCAGGCCGTTGCTCATTGCCGTCGCCGAAAGGAGATCCGTCTGCGAAGAGCTCGAGTACCAGAAGCGAATATGGCTAAAGTCCTGCGGAGACACGACGCCGCATGAGTTCCCGAGCGGGGAACCCACAGGTACAGCAGAAGAGCCATCCGCCGCAGCCGAGGGATCGCCTGCCCCAGCCATCAACGACCCCATCATTCCAAACGAGCCACCCATACTAATTTTGCCCGAAAAGAAGCCGCCTGCGATTTACATCACGGGGCACAGCCTGGGGGGAGCTCTGGCGGTTCTCGCTGGCGCGATACTTCATCGAGACGATGATTTCAGCACGCAATTCGGCCCTACCGTCCGTGGCATTTACACTTACGGACAACCGATGGTCGGCGATTCCACATTTGCCCGCGAGCACAAGGACAGCATCGGCACGATCCTGTTCCGCCATATTTACGAGAGGGACATCGTACCTCGCCTTCCACCCATTACCATGGGGCGATTCGAACACATCGGACGAGAGTACCACTCAACCGAAACAGGATGGGCGCTGCGGGACAAGCCGGCGCGTAGGGCGATAACGGCCGGCGTCAGCAACATCATCGGCATCGCGGCCTGGTTGACGCAGGATGTGCTCCCCGTCAGCTGGCTACGCCTGCCATTTTCGTGGGGCCACCACTCGCCGATCAACTATATGCGAGCGTCGATGATCGCCGATCCGGGTGCCGAGTTCGATCCCTTTGCGCCCACCGTGTGA
- a CDS encoding catalase translates to MTDRKDPAKPSSRESAPTEKGAGSAKQSMGGPSAKPRAARTKRSLLERAATALGSGTSSDDAAVRNAAAADRLDAKVDATEALVAAIPENVNKSAEYALRGKMPQPPQGATAKPENLDATASTITESNESEKNGAKAAPGENPNQGPLQKHRVDSLGRALTTNQGVPVGDNQNSLRAGLRGPTLLEDFILREKITHFDHERIPERVVHARGSGAHGYFECTEDITSLTKAAPFAKVGKRTPVFVRFSTVAGERGSADTVRDVRGFAVKFYTEEGNWDLVGNNIPVFFIQDAMKFPDVVHAVKPEPHHQMPQASSAHDTFWDFISLMPESMHMVLWQMSDRAIPRSFRTMQGFGVHTFRLVNAAGEATLVKFHWTPMLGTHSLDWDEAVKIAGADPDFHRRDLWEAIEGGAFPEYLLQIQTFTEAEAERWSFDVLDATKIVPEELAPLRTVGRLVLNRNPDNFFAETEQVAFCTQHIVPGIDFTNDPLLQGRNFSYLDTQLTRLGGPNFHEIPINAPVAEVHNNQRDGFHRQAINRGRVNYEPNSLAGGCPFQAGARGFATVAERLLAQQAATEPSKLRAKPEKFADHYTQARLFWASQTPVERAHIARAFRFELTRVQTQAIRERMVRMLRNVDEGLAARVAADLGMPLPEPLSMVAPPIKNPEVAASPALSLFARPGDGRILGRRVALLVADGVSGAAASALYDALLLAGAVPRYVGARLGVVRTAEGDELPVEVTIEAAPSVLFDAAALPPGGGAAALARDGLAVEFVQLQYRHCKPLLVPASAAPLAEAAGVRAAAAASDADPGLLVLPDDAVAGAAPAFIKAIAMHRAWQRQTEPPAV, encoded by the coding sequence ATGACCGATCGCAAAGACCCCGCGAAGCCGTCGTCCAGAGAGTCGGCGCCGACCGAAAAGGGCGCGGGCAGCGCGAAACAATCGATGGGCGGCCCGTCGGCGAAGCCGCGGGCGGCACGGACGAAACGCAGCCTTCTCGAGCGCGCGGCGACCGCGCTCGGCAGCGGGACGAGCAGCGATGACGCCGCTGTCCGCAACGCCGCGGCAGCCGACCGCCTCGACGCGAAGGTCGACGCCACGGAAGCGCTCGTCGCTGCGATCCCCGAGAACGTGAACAAGAGCGCCGAGTACGCGCTACGCGGCAAAATGCCACAGCCGCCGCAGGGTGCCACGGCGAAGCCCGAGAACCTCGACGCGACAGCGAGCACGATCACCGAGAGCAACGAGTCCGAGAAGAACGGCGCCAAGGCGGCGCCGGGCGAAAACCCGAACCAGGGACCTCTGCAGAAGCATCGGGTCGACTCGCTCGGTCGGGCGCTGACGACGAACCAGGGCGTGCCCGTCGGCGACAACCAGAACTCCCTTCGCGCGGGGCTGCGCGGCCCGACGCTGCTCGAGGACTTCATCCTGCGCGAGAAGATCACCCACTTCGATCACGAGCGCATCCCCGAGCGCGTCGTGCACGCCCGCGGCTCGGGCGCGCACGGCTACTTCGAGTGCACCGAAGACATCACCTCGCTCACCAAGGCCGCGCCGTTCGCCAAGGTCGGCAAGCGGACGCCTGTCTTCGTGCGCTTCTCGACCGTGGCGGGCGAGCGCGGGAGCGCCGACACGGTGCGCGACGTGCGCGGCTTCGCCGTGAAGTTCTACACAGAAGAGGGCAACTGGGATCTCGTCGGCAACAACATCCCCGTCTTCTTCATCCAGGACGCGATGAAGTTCCCGGACGTGGTGCACGCCGTCAAACCCGAGCCGCACCACCAGATGCCGCAGGCGTCGAGCGCGCACGACACCTTCTGGGACTTCATCTCGCTCATGCCCGAGTCGATGCACATGGTCCTGTGGCAGATGAGCGATCGGGCGATCCCGCGCAGCTTCCGGACGATGCAGGGCTTCGGCGTGCACACCTTCCGGCTCGTCAACGCGGCCGGCGAGGCGACGCTTGTGAAGTTCCACTGGACACCCATGCTCGGCACGCACTCGCTCGACTGGGACGAGGCGGTGAAGATCGCGGGCGCCGACCCCGACTTCCACCGGCGCGATCTCTGGGAGGCCATCGAGGGCGGCGCGTTCCCCGAGTACCTCCTGCAGATCCAGACGTTCACGGAGGCCGAGGCCGAGCGGTGGAGCTTCGACGTGCTCGACGCGACCAAGATCGTGCCGGAGGAGCTCGCGCCCCTGCGCACCGTCGGGCGGCTCGTCCTGAACCGCAACCCCGACAACTTCTTCGCCGAGACCGAGCAGGTCGCGTTCTGCACGCAGCACATCGTGCCCGGCATCGACTTCACGAACGACCCGCTGCTCCAGGGGCGCAACTTCTCGTACCTCGACACGCAGCTCACGCGCCTCGGCGGGCCGAACTTCCACGAGATCCCGATCAACGCGCCGGTCGCCGAGGTGCACAACAACCAGCGCGACGGGTTCCACCGCCAGGCGATCAACCGAGGCCGCGTGAACTATGAACCCAACTCGCTCGCCGGCGGCTGCCCCTTCCAGGCCGGCGCGCGCGGCTTCGCCACGGTCGCCGAGCGGCTCCTGGCGCAGCAGGCCGCCACCGAGCCGAGCAAGCTGCGCGCGAAGCCCGAGAAGTTCGCGGACCATTACACGCAGGCGCGCCTCTTCTGGGCGAGCCAGACGCCCGTCGAGCGCGCGCACATCGCGCGCGCCTTCCGCTTCGAGCTGACGCGCGTGCAGACGCAGGCCATCCGCGAGCGCATGGTCCGGATGCTGCGGAACGTGGACGAGGGGCTGGCCGCGCGCGTCGCGGCCGACCTCGGCATGCCGCTCCCCGAGCCGCTCTCGATGGTGGCGCCGCCCATCAAGAACCCCGAGGTCGCGGCGTCGCCGGCCCTGTCGCTGTTCGCCCGCCCCGGCGATGGCCGCATCCTCGGCCGCCGCGTCGCGCTCCTCGTCGCCGACGGCGTGAGCGGGGCGGCGGCGAGCGCGCTCTACGACGCGCTGCTCCTGGCGGGCGCGGTGCCCCGCTACGTCGGCGCGCGGCTCGGGGTGGTGCGCACCGCCGAGGGCGACGAGCTGCCGGTCGAGGTCACGATCGAGGCGGCGCCGAGCGTCCTCTTCGACGCCGCGGCGCTGCCGCCCGGCGGGGGCGCGGCGGCGCTGGCGCGCGACGGGCTCGCGGTCGAGTTCGTCCAGCTCCAGTACCGCCACTGCAAGCCCCTGCTCGTGCCGGCGTCGGCCGCGCCGCTCGCCGAGGCCGCGGGCGTGAGGGCCGCGGCGGCCGCCTCGGACGCCGATCCGGGCCTGCTCGTCCTGCCGGACGACGCGGTGGCCGGCGCGGCGCCGGCGTTCATCAAGGCGATCGCCATGCACCGCGCGTGGCAGCGCCAGACCGAGCCGCCGGCGGTCTGA
- a CDS encoding amylo-alpha-1,6-glucosidase, with amino-acid sequence MGAHESTRRAEPGSERRPRSDAGTGERSPSERQERKKKVLTQGTSSMAQSIADAIVLKQGGVFLVTEQGGSIPLQGEHGFGLYYHDCRFLNGYTVELDDARPEVLASTAEADHAGVFRLANPRILMREGHIMSEHDVGLRWERVIDGDATAVYENITVHNYARSAVDLEVKLTFRAEFEDVYAVRGLMPEALGKVCAPTANDEALRFSYDGADGLQRAVTIRWGCRPDAIDGTSALFRVRLPPGHSQAVSLVISLSESSGAAPAHRHAPAPSCSGADVAAAKRRGEEHLAAQAQERAHVETDSLLVNRVLARSFTDLLLLRTPLDHDTFFAAGVPWYTALFGRDSLITALEVLPYQRTVAVDTLRLLARFQARERDPWRDEQPGKILHELRVGELARVGEIPQTPYYGSVDTTALFLILISRHAAWTGRLDVFHELRENVDAALGWLSSPEAHPEINGYLAYDSTSKSGLVNQGWKDSGDAIVNEEGQIAEPPIALVEVQAYVYLAKSGLADLFERAGEAETAARLRREAADLKERFERDFWLPERGVYALALVDGGRRAAVCSSNAGHALWAGIADPSRARTCAERLLSESMYSGWGIRTLAADEKAYNPMSYHRGTVWPHDNALIVAGLRRYGLDNEARTVFGGIVRAAMNYRMYRLPELFCGFPRGEHGAPVRYPVACHPQAWAAGAVPYMLASLLGLEPEGFERRLRVVRPVLPRLVRRATLRGLAVADGRVDLEFRRKRGDAVEVDVLRVEGDVDVVVEER; translated from the coding sequence ATGGGAGCTCATGAGTCGACTCGCCGTGCTGAACCGGGGAGCGAGCGCCGGCCGCGGTCGGACGCCGGGACGGGCGAGCGTTCGCCGAGCGAACGGCAGGAGCGCAAGAAGAAGGTGCTCACCCAGGGCACCTCCTCGATGGCGCAGAGCATCGCGGATGCGATCGTCCTGAAGCAGGGCGGCGTCTTCCTGGTCACCGAGCAGGGCGGCTCGATCCCCCTGCAGGGCGAGCACGGCTTTGGCCTCTACTACCACGATTGCCGGTTCCTGAACGGCTATACCGTCGAGCTCGACGACGCCCGGCCGGAGGTGCTCGCCTCGACCGCGGAGGCAGACCACGCAGGCGTCTTCCGGCTCGCGAACCCCCGGATCCTGATGCGCGAAGGGCACATCATGTCCGAGCACGACGTCGGCCTCCGGTGGGAGCGGGTCATCGACGGCGATGCGACCGCGGTCTACGAGAACATCACGGTTCACAACTATGCTCGCTCGGCGGTCGACCTCGAGGTGAAGCTGACCTTCCGCGCCGAGTTCGAGGACGTTTACGCGGTCCGCGGCCTCATGCCCGAGGCGCTGGGGAAGGTCTGCGCCCCCACGGCGAACGACGAGGCACTGCGCTTCTCGTACGATGGCGCCGACGGCCTCCAGCGCGCCGTGACCATCCGCTGGGGCTGCCGGCCGGACGCGATCGACGGCACCTCCGCGCTCTTCCGCGTCCGGCTGCCGCCCGGGCACAGCCAGGCGGTCTCCCTCGTGATCTCGCTCTCGGAGTCCTCCGGCGCGGCGCCCGCCCATCGGCACGCGCCCGCGCCCTCGTGCTCGGGGGCGGACGTCGCGGCGGCGAAGCGGCGGGGAGAGGAGCACCTCGCCGCGCAGGCGCAGGAGAGGGCCCACGTCGAGACCGACAGCCTGCTCGTCAATCGCGTCCTCGCGCGATCGTTCACCGACCTGCTCCTCCTGCGGACCCCGCTCGATCACGACACGTTCTTCGCCGCCGGCGTGCCGTGGTACACGGCCCTCTTCGGCCGCGACAGCCTGATCACGGCGCTCGAGGTGCTGCCCTACCAGCGGACCGTCGCCGTCGATACGCTGCGGCTGCTCGCGCGATTCCAGGCGCGCGAGCGCGATCCGTGGCGCGACGAGCAGCCGGGCAAGATCCTGCACGAGCTCCGGGTCGGCGAGCTCGCGCGGGTCGGCGAGATCCCCCAGACACCGTATTACGGGAGCGTCGACACGACCGCTCTGTTCCTGATCCTCATCTCACGGCACGCGGCGTGGACAGGTCGACTCGACGTCTTCCACGAGCTCAGGGAGAACGTCGACGCGGCGCTCGGGTGGCTGTCGAGCCCCGAGGCTCACCCGGAGATCAACGGCTACCTGGCTTATGACTCGACCTCGAAATCGGGCCTCGTCAACCAGGGATGGAAGGACTCCGGCGACGCGATCGTCAACGAAGAGGGGCAGATCGCGGAGCCGCCGATCGCGCTCGTCGAGGTGCAGGCGTATGTGTACCTCGCCAAGTCGGGGCTTGCCGATCTGTTCGAGCGCGCGGGCGAGGCGGAGACGGCCGCGCGGCTCCGGCGCGAGGCCGCGGACCTGAAGGAGCGCTTCGAGCGGGATTTCTGGCTCCCGGAGCGAGGGGTGTACGCGCTGGCGCTCGTGGACGGCGGCCGCCGCGCCGCTGTGTGCTCGTCCAACGCCGGACACGCGCTGTGGGCGGGCATCGCCGACCCGTCCAGGGCGCGGACATGCGCGGAGCGCCTGCTGTCGGAGAGCATGTATTCGGGCTGGGGCATCCGCACGCTCGCGGCGGACGAGAAGGCCTACAATCCGATGTCGTATCACCGCGGGACCGTGTGGCCCCACGACAACGCGCTGATCGTCGCCGGGCTGCGCCGCTACGGCCTCGACAACGAGGCGCGCACCGTGTTCGGCGGCATCGTGAGGGCCGCCATGAATTATCGAATGTACCGACTGCCAGAGCTCTTCTGCGGCTTCCCGCGCGGCGAGCACGGCGCTCCGGTCCGCTACCCCGTCGCGTGTCACCCGCAGGCGTGGGCCGCCGGGGCCGTCCCGTACATGCTCGCCTCGCTCCTCGGGCTCGAGCCCGAGGGCTTCGAGCGGCGCCTGCGCGTCGTTCGTCCGGTCCTACCCCGGCTCGTTCGCCGCGCCACGCTGCGCGGGCTGGCCGTGGCGGACGGCCGCGTCGATCTGGAGTTCCGGAGAAAGCGGGGCGACGCGGTCGAGGTCGACGTGCTGCGGGTCGAGGGCGACGTCGACGTCGTGGTCGAGGAGCGCTGA
- a CDS encoding vitamin K epoxide reductase family protein → MRKDQGASGGDRRARRRRASRLPGAGALRAALRRGRSSDLARRRLIAVASLAGGASMAVVSLYQLGIIEHLPDPPLPGFDSDKVTSSDIAFGLTLPDAPISLTSFASNLALAGWGGAERARDTPGIPVAVAAKAAVEAAVSGWLFVQMRRRERAWCAYCLVALTANMVVFALSLPEGWRALRNARARS, encoded by the coding sequence ATGAGGAAAGACCAGGGCGCATCGGGCGGTGATCGGCGGGCGAGGCGGCGGCGGGCGTCGCGCCTGCCTGGCGCCGGCGCGCTTCGCGCCGCGCTCCGGCGCGGCCGATCGAGCGATCTCGCCCGGCGCCGTCTCATCGCCGTCGCGTCCCTCGCGGGCGGCGCCAGCATGGCGGTCGTCTCGCTGTATCAGCTCGGGATCATCGAGCACTTGCCCGATCCTCCGCTCCCAGGGTTCGACTCGGACAAGGTGACGAGCTCCGATATCGCGTTCGGGCTCACGCTGCCGGACGCGCCGATCTCGCTCACCAGCTTCGCCTCCAACCTGGCGCTGGCCGGCTGGGGAGGCGCAGAGCGCGCCAGGGACACGCCCGGGATCCCCGTCGCCGTGGCGGCCAAGGCGGCCGTCGAAGCGGCCGTGTCCGGGTGGCTCTTCGTCCAGATGCGGAGACGGGAGAGGGCCTGGTGCGCGTACTGCCTCGTCGCCCTGACGGCCAACATGGTCGTCTTCGCGCTCTCGCTCCCGGAGGGGTGGAGGGCGCTGAGGAACGCCCGAGCGCGGTCGTGA